A single genomic interval of Anopheles marshallii chromosome 2, idAnoMarsDA_429_01, whole genome shotgun sequence harbors:
- the LOC128708353 gene encoding probable fatty acid-binding protein, with amino-acid sequence MAVFEGKKYKMEKSEGFDDYMKALGVGMVLRKLGNSISPTVELVKNGDEYTFNTLSTFKNTTIKFKLGEEFDEETVDGRMVKSVCTLDGNKLIHEQKGEKPTTIVREFTATDLTATMTAGNAKCVRYYKVV; translated from the exons ATGGCCGTCTTTGAAGGAAAGAAGTACAAGATGGAGAAGTCGGAGGGATTCGATGACTACATGAAGGCTCTCG GTGTCGGCATGGTGCTCCGCAAGCTGGGCAACAGCATCTCGCCCACGGTGGAACTGGTGAAGAACGGTGACGAGTACACGTTCAACACGCTGTCCACCTTCAAGAACACGACGATCAAGTTCAAGCTGGGCGAGGAGTTCGATGAGGAAACCGTCGATGGCCGCATGGTCAAGTCCGTCTGCACCCTGGATGGCAACAAGCTGATCCACGAGCAGAAGGGCGAGAAGCCGACCACGATCGTGCGCGAGTTCACCGCCACCGACCTGACCGCCACCATGACTGCCGGCAACGCCAAGTGCGTCCGTTACTACAAGGTTGTATAA